One Paroedura picta isolate Pp20150507F chromosome 16, Ppicta_v3.0, whole genome shotgun sequence genomic region harbors:
- the LOC143825229 gene encoding vomeronasal type-2 receptor 26-like — protein sequence MTDPLQLPYEYSQRGDLIIGDVVAQYGCVFEEATYTENPGSMELDGLIVTPKNYQHVLSFVFAVKEINENAKILPNISLGFQTFDGYFNARMTHQDTLKLLSSWERIVPNYNCNKTKNLIAVVGGLNSEMALHIATVLNFYKIPQIAYCVFAPVSNVKIQLPSFYRMVPNEEFQYTGIVRLLWHFQWTWVGIIATDDDPGEKFVHTLTPLLFQHGICVAHIEKTPALYQVLNAFHSFQSVLLVANSIANSNVRLFVVNADLQTINALKWLIHIYEISEGITKKFMGILWIMTAHWDFSSQTELRGFDMNIFQGALSFTIHSNQVQDFTKFLRRVCPHLQQEDGFIRVFWEQAFNCVLSNSDENKGRNDACTGEERLDSLPGIIFEMTMTGQSYSIYNAVYAIAHTLHQISSSRQKRRAMESRRWDLSNLQPWKFHPFLRSISFNNTAGDLIFFNENGEIAAGFDIINWVTLPNKTFIRVKVGRMDPQVLPGSEFTINEEAITWPNMVNQEPPRAMCNDHCHPGYSKKKTEGAPFCCYSCSLCPEEKISDQKDMDDCFECPQDQYPNKNHDECISKLLNYLSFTNYLGITLASWALFLSLTTALVLGIFIKNQNTPMVRANNRDLTYLLLISLLLCFLCSLLFIGQPHKVTCNLRQPAFGIIFSVAVSCVLAKTITVVVAFTATKPGTQMRKWVGKRLANSILISCSLIQISICAVWLCIAPPFPHFDTDTLVEEIIVECNEGSVTMFYLVLGYLGFLAIVSFTMAFLARKLPDSFNEAKFITFSMLVFCGVWLSFVPSYLSSKGKYMVAVEIFSILASSVGLLSCIFFPKCFIIILRPELNTKHQLIRK from the exons ATGACTGATCCTTTGCAGCTCCCGTATGAGTATTCTCAGAGAGGTGACCTAATCATTGGAGACGTTGTGGCTCAGTATGGATGTGTTTTTGAGGAAGCCACTTACACTGAAAACCCTGGAAGTATGGAGCTTGATGGACTTAT TGTAACACCAAAGAACTACCAGCATGTCCTGTCATTTGTATTTGCTGTGAAGGAGATAAATGAAAATGCCAAGATCTTACCTAATATCAGCCTGGGATTCCAGACCTTTGATGGTTATTTCAATGCCAGGATGACTCATCAAGACACCCTGAAGCTCTTGTCTTCCTGGGAAAGAATTGTCCCCAACTACAactgcaacaaaacaaaaaatctgaTAGCTGTGGTTGGGGGACTGAACTCTGAAATGGCCCTTCACATTGCTACTGTTTTAAACTTCTACAAGATACCACAG ATTGCCTACTGTGTATTTGCTCCAGTGAGTAATGTTAAAATtcagcttccttccttctatcgCATGGTCCCCAATGAAGAGTTTCAGTACACAGGCATTGTCCGGCTCCTTTGGCATTTCCAATGGACTTGGGTTGGGATTATCGCAACAGATGATGATCCAGGTGAAAAATTTGTGCATACTTTGACACCTCTGCTTTTCCAACATGGAATCTGTGTTGCCCACATTGAAAAGACACCAGCACTATATCAGGTATTAAATGCATTCCATTCATTCCAATCTGTTCTACTTGTGGCCAATTCTATTGCCAATTCCAATGTCAGACTATTTGTTGTAAATGCAGACCTTCAGACCATAAATGCTTTGAAATGGTTGATACATATTTATGAAATATCAGAAGGAATTACCAAGAAATTCATGGGAATCTTATGGATTATGACAGCCCACTGGGATTTCTCATCACAGACAGAGCTCAGGGGATTTGACATGAACATCTTCCAGGGTGCTTTGTCCTTTACAATTCACTCTAATCAGGTACAGGATTTTACCAAATTCCTTCGTAGGGTATGCCCTCATTTACAACAAGAAGATGGTTTCATCAGGGTCTTTTGGGAACAGGCATTCAATTGTGTATTGTCTAATTCTGATGAAAACAAGGGAAGGAatgatgcttgcacaggagaagagaggctggatagcctacCTGGAATTATTTTTGAAATGACCATGACGGGCCAGAGCTACAGCATCTACAATGCAGTCTATGCAATAGCACATACTTTACATCAGATTTCCTCTTCCAGACAGAAACGTAGAGCAATGGAAAGTAGAAGATGGGATCTTTCAAATCTACAACCATGGAAG TTTCACCCTTTCCTGAGAAGCATCTCATTCAACAACACTGCTGGAGACCTAATATTTTTCAATGAGAATGGTGAAATAGCAGCTGGATTTGATATTATAAACTGGGTTACTTTGCCAAACAAGACTTTCATAAGGGTGAAAGTTGGAAGGATGGATCCACAAGTTTTGCCAGGCAGTGAGTTCACCATCAATGAGGAGGCCATCACCTGGCCTAATATGGTGAATCAG gAACCTCCCCGTGCAATGTGTAATGACCACTGCCATCCTGGTTACAGCAAAAAGAAGACTGAGGGGGCACCGTTTTGTTGCTACAGTTGCTCTCTGTGTCCCGAGGAGAAGATTTCCGAtcagaagg atATGGATGATTGTTTTGAATGTCCACAAGACCAATATCCCAACAAGAACCACGATGAATGCATTTCTAAACTACTCAATTACCTCTCTTTCACCAACTATTTGGGGATCACTTTAGCCTCCTgggctctcttcctttctctcaccACAGCTTTGGTGCTGGGCATTTTCATCAAGAACCAAAACACTCCAATGGTCAGAGCCAACAATCGGGATCTCACCTATCTTCTACTCATCTCCCTGTTGCTCTGTTTCCTTTGCTCCTTGCTTTTCATTGGCCAGCCTCACAAAGTGACCTGTAACTTACGGCAACCTgcttttggcatcatcttctcGGTGGCTGTTTCCTGTGTGCTTGctaaaaccatcactgtggttGTGGCTTTCACAGCTACCAAGCCAGGAACCCagatgaggaaatgggtggggaaaagactGGCAAACTCCATTCTCATCTCTTGCTCCCTCATTCAAATCAGTATTTGTGCTGTATGGCTCTGTATTGCTCCTCCATTCCCACATTTTGACACGGACACTCTGGTGGAAGAAATCATAGTGGAATGCAATGAAGGATCAGTCACAATGTTTTATTTGGTTCTGGGGTATCTAGGATTTCTGGCTATTGTCAGTTTTACTATGGCTTTCTTAGCCAGGAAGttgcctgacagtttcaatgaagccaaatttatcactttcagcatgttggTGTTTTGTGGTGTTTGGCTGTCCTTTGTTCCATCTTATCTGAGCTCCAAGGGGAAGTACATGgtagctgtggagatcttctctatccTTGCCTCTAGTGTTGGGCTACTGTCTTGTATCTTCTTTCCTAAATGCTTCATAATAATACTGAGGCCTGAGTTGAATACTAAACACCAGCTaataaggaaataa
- the LOC143825228 gene encoding vomeronasal type-2 receptor 26-like, whose translation MTDPLQLPYEYSQRGDLIIGDIVAQYGCVFEETTYAENPGSMELDGLIVSPKNYQHVLSFVFAVKEINKNSKILPNISLGFQIFDGYFSARMTHQNTLKLLSSWERIVPNYNCNKTKNLIAVVGGLNSEMAFHIATALHLYKIPQIAYCVFAPVSNVKIQLPSFYRMVPNEEFQYTGIVRLLWHFQWTWVGIIATDDDQDLQTINALKWLIHINEISEGITKKFMGILWIMTAHWDFSSQTELRGFDMNIFQGALSFTIHSNQVQDFTKFLHRVCPRSQQEDGFIRVFWEQAFNCVLSNSDENKGRNDACTGEERLDSLPGIIFEMTMTGQSYSIYNAVYAIAHTLHQISSSRQKRRAMESRRWDLSNLQPWKFHPFLRIISFNNTAGDLIFFNENGEIAAGFDIINWVNLPNKTFIRVKVGRMDPQVLPGSEFTINEEAITWPNLVNQEPPRAMCNDHCHPGYSKKKKEGAPFCCYSCALCPEEKISDQKDMDDCFECPQGQYPNKNHDECISKVLNYLSFTDYLGITLASWALFLSLTTALVLGIFIKNQNTPMVRANNRDLTYLLLISLLLCFLCSLLFIGQPHKVTCNLRQPAFGIIFSVAVSCVLAKTITVVVAFTATKPGTQMRKWVGKRLANSILISCSLIQISVCAVWLCIAPPFPHFDMDTLVEEIIVECNEGSVTMFYLVLGYLGFLAIVSFTMAFLARKLPDSFNEAKFITFSMLVFCGVWLSFVPSYLSSKGKYMVAVEIFSILASSVGLLSCIFFPKCFIIILRPELNTRYQITRK comes from the exons TGTATCGCCAAAGAACTACCAGCATGTCCTGTCATTTGTATTTGCTGTGAAGGAGATAAATAAAAACTCCAAGATCTTGCCTAACATCAGCCTGGGATTCCAGATCTTCGATGGTTATTTCAGTGCCAGGATGACTCATCAAAACACCCTGAAGCTCCTGTCTTCCTGGGAAAGAATTGTCCCCAACTACAactgcaacaaaacaaaaaatctgaTAGCTGTGGTTGGGGGACTGAACTCTGAAATGGCCTTTCACATTGCTACTGCTTTACACCTCTACAAGATCCCACAG ATTGCCTACTGTGTATTTGCTCCAGTGAGTAATGTTAAAATtcagcttccttccttctatcgCATGGTCCCCAATGAAGAGTTTCAGTACACAGGCATTGTCCGGCTCCTTTGGCATTTCCAATGGACTTGGGTTGGGATTATTGCAACAGATGATGATCAAG ACCTTCAGACCATAAATGCTTTGAAATGGTTGATACATATTAATGAAATATCAGAAGGAATTACCAAGAAATTCATGGGAATCTTATGGATTATGACAGCCCACTGGGATTTCTCATCACAGACAGAGCTCAGGGGATTTGACATGAACATATTCCAGGGTGCTTTGTCCTTTACAATTCACTCTAATCAGGTACAGGATTTTACCAAATTCCTTCATAGGGTATGCCCTCGTTCACAACAAGAAGATGGTTTCATCAGGGTCTTTTGGGAACAGGCATTCAATTGTGTATTGTCTAATTCTGATGAAAACAAGGGAAGGAatgatgcttgcacaggagaagagaggctggatagcctacCTGGAATTATTTTTGAAATGACCATGACTGGCCAGAGCTACAGCATCTACAATGCGGTCTATGCAATAGCACATACTTTACATCAGATTTCCTCTTCCAGACAGAAACGTAGAGCAATGGAAAGCAGAAGATGGGATCTTTCAAATCTACAACCATGGAAG TTTCACCCTTTCCTGAGAATCATCTCATTCAACAACACTGCTGGAGACCTGATATTTTTCAATGAGAATGGTGAAATAGCAGCTGGATTTGATATTATAAACTGGGTTAATTTGCCAAACAAGACTTTCATAAGAGTGAAAGTTGGAAGGATGGATCCGCAGGTTTTGCCAGGCAGTGAGTTCACCATCAATGAAGAGGCCATCACCTGGCCTAATCTGGTGAATCAG gAACCTCCCCGTGCAATGTGTAATGACCACTGTCATCCGGGTTacagcaaaaagaagaaggagggggcACCGTTTTGTTGCTACAGTTGCGCTCTGTGTCCAGAGGAGAAGATTTCCGAtcagaagg atATGGATGATTGTTTTGAATGTCCACAAGGCCAGTATCCCAACAAGAACCACGATGAATGCATTTCTAAAGTACTCAATTACCTCTCTTTCACCGACTATTTGGGGATCACTTTAGCCTCCTgggctctcttcctttctctcaccACAGCTTTGGTGCTGGGCATTTTCATCAAGAACCAAAACACTCCAATGGTCAGAGCCAACAATCGGGATCTCACCTATCTTCTACTCATCTCCCTGTTGCTCTGTTTCCTTTGCTCCTTGCTTTTCATTGGCCAGCCTCACAAAGTGACCTGTAACTTACGGCAACCTgcttttggcatcatcttctcGGTGGCTGTTTCCTGTGTGCTTGctaaaaccatcactgtggttGTGGCTTTCACAGCTACCAAGCCAGGAACCCagatgaggaaatgggtggggaaaagactGGCAAACTCCATTCTCATCTCTTGCTCCCTCATTCAAATCAGTGTTTGTGCAGTATGGCTCTGTATTGCTCCTCCATTCCCACATTTTGACATGGACACTCTGGTGGAAGAAATCATAGTGGAATGCAATGAAGGATCAGTCACAATGTTTTATTTGGTTCTGGGGTATCTAGGATTTCTGGCTATTGTCAGTTTTACTATGGCTTTCTTAGCCAGGAAGttgcctgacagtttcaatgaagccaaatttatcactttcagcatgttggTGTTTTGTGGCGTTTGGCTGTCCTTTGTTCCATCTTATCTCAGCTCCAAGGGGAAGTACATGgtagctgtggagatcttctctatccTTGCCTCTAGTGTTGGGCTACTGTCTTGTATCTTCTTTCCTAAATGCTTCATAATAATACTGAGGCCTGAGTTGAACACTAGGTACCAGATAACAAGGAAATAA
- the LOC143826263 gene encoding olfactory receptor 14I1-like: MSNFTFTSEFLLLGFSEDWELQILHFLVFLVLYLATMTGNLLIIASIALDHRLHTPMYFFLMNLAILDISAVSVIVPKSMANSITRSRSISYSGCAAQVFFYVLFVSTDFAILTVMAHDRYVAICNPLQYESIMQKRACVQIASYAWTTCFLYAAMHTGCIFSMNFCSNVVKQFFCEIPPLLNISCSDLYLVDLVLLMFGCGMTVGCFIFIIVTYVHIFSAVLKIPSVHGQRKALSTCIPHLAVVCLFESTAILAYTRPPGNSSSGQDLAVAIMYSVVPPLMNPVIYSMRNKNIKVALWKLLGIRQTSDTISRIVQ, from the coding sequence ATGTCCAATTTCACCTTCACGTCTGAATTTCTGCTGCTGGGGTTTTCAGAGGACTGGGAACTGCAGATCTTACACTTCCTTGTATTCCTGGTGTTGTACTTGGCTACCATGACCGGGAATCTTCTCATCATTGCCTCAATAGCCCTTGACCATCGCCTGCAcactcccatgtacttcttcctcatGAACTTGGCCATACTCGACATCAGTGCTGTTTCTGTCATCGTACCCAAATCAATGGCCAATTCCATCACAAGAAGCAGGTCGATCTCTTACTCCGGATGTGCTGCCCAAGTTTTCTTTTATGTCTTATTTGTATCAACAGATTTTGCCATCCTGACTGTTATGGCACATGATCGCTACGTTGCTATCTGTAACCCATTACAATATGAGAGCATTATGCAGAAAAGAGCCTGTGTTCAAATCGCCAGCTATGCATGGACTACTTGTTTTCTCTATGCTGCAATGCATACTGGCTGCATATTCTCTATGAATTTCTGCTCTAATGTTGTTAAACAATTCTTTTGTGAAATCCCACCATTGCTGAATATTTCCTGTTCAGACTTATACCTCGTTGACTTAGTACTTCTGATGTTTGGTTGTGGCATGACAGTAGGCTGTTTCATCTTCATCATTGTAACTTATGTGCATATCTTCTCTGCAGTGCTTAAAATCCCTTCGGTTCATGGTCAGAGAAAGGCCCTTTCTACTTGCATTCCGCACCTCGCTGTTGTCTGCCTGTTTGAGTCCACTGCTATCTTAGCTTATACAAGGCCTCCAGGTAACTCTTCATCTGGCCAAGACTTAGCCGTTGCCATTATGTATTCCGTGGTCCCACCCTTAATGAATCCAGTAATCTACAGCATGAGAAACAAAAACATCAAGGTTGCACTATGGAAACTGTTGGGTATCAGGCAAACTTCAGATACTATTTCCAGAATCGTTCAGTGA